In Desulfobacter hydrogenophilus, the genomic stretch AATCGTCATCTTGGGCTCTTGTTTTTATGTAATCGGCTTTACTGGCTGTCACTTTGGCCACCGTAGCAGATACATGTAAATGAGGTTTACGTCCCTCGATTAACCCCAGCCTTCGCAGGCGCTTGATCATATCATCCGACAATGGCAACCTTTTTTGAACTCTGTCTAATGCCAGGATTTGATCAAGGGGCAAATTTGTCTTTTGAATAAGCATCCGGCTATACGCCGGATCAACTATTTTCCCATGAATTCTAAGCTTAACCGCATTGGATTCACTTAAATCAAAATCAGGCATTGGAAAAAAACGACGTGCCTGGGCAACGTGGATGGAATGAATACCATACCCCATGGTGTCAATCATATTCAATTCAGTCATTGCCTGGGCCAGGAAAGGATTGCGATACCGGCGCGGCGTTTTATTTCCGATAATATAGTCTTCGGGAAGTCCTTCAAAAAATCGGCCTTCGTTTTCAAAATACAGACAATCCGGCTGTTCCGTCACAATGATACGTCCGTTACGTGAGTAATCTTGGTGAGCGATACAATTGTGCAGTGCTTCTAAAACAATACGTTGATCGTATTTGGAAACCTCGACGGCAAACAGTTGATCATCCGGAAGAATGCGGACCTGAATATTTCGTATCCTTCGATATACACTTGTTGTATTCAGGAAAAAAGGCAGTCCGAAATGTTCATACGCCCGTTCAGGCCCTTCAAGTTTCCAGGTGATCTGCCCTGGATGTGGGGACAGCAGATACGCTGATTCCGGTTTTCCCAACAAAAGTATTGTTGTGCGTGTAATTCTGCCATCCTGGGTTAATTTGGCCCGGTCAAGAAACGTCTTCATGGGCCAACCCATAACCTCTTCGCTGGAAAATCGGTTTGCATATTTTTGTGCAAACGACTCACGTGCTTTTTGCAGGGCATCCGTGTCAAGGTGATCAAAAGTTCCATCAAGGATGATCTGGGCAGACCAGTCTTCAATCATCGTCTGTTGACGGATATTATCAAGCTTATCAAGTCCCAGATGGGTTAAGCTTTCACCGGCACGGGCATAATAATGGCCTTTCCATGCAATGGGCATTCCCAAAGGCGCGGAAGGCACTTCAAAGAGCACAACACGTCCCTGAGAGAGCTGCAATTCATAAATATTTCGAAACGTGATGCTTGGCTCTGTACTGTCAGCAATCTGCATTTTTGTGCTTTGCAGTCGTTCAGAATCCAGGCGGTAATTAGACCCCACCACAGAACGGGTTTTATTGTTAACGCCAAAAATCAACCAGGCACGTTCCAATCCGCGCAAATTTGCTTCGTTGGCCAGGGCAGAAAAATAAGAGCCAATTTTATCCGTTTTATCATCGTTGCCGGCTTCTTTAAACTCAACAATTTCACTTTCCCATGCATCAATCGTGTGCGGACTCATGAGTTTAAAAATTTGTTCTACGTTTATTTTTACACTGTCGTCCTTAAAGCCGGAACACCCCGGATTATCCCTGTCACTTCCGGGGGCATTATATCTTTACAGAAACTTTTTGTGTTGCTAATCATTATATTTAAGAACATGCTCTTTTGAAAGATTAAGAATCTTTTTACCTGTAAACAACCGGGAAAAAAGTAACGACTGGTCTGAAGAACTGAAAACTAAATGGGGTGACCATATGAGTTCTGCATCAGTTAGATATTTTATTATCACAGATGAATCCGAAATCCTCCGAGTGTCAATCAATAAGTTCAAACGTCTTTTAGAAGCAACAAGTGAGGAAAAATTAGAAAGATTCGCCGGAAAGCGTGTGCGTGCTGCAGAAATTTGTGTAAAGATTGAGCACCGAAAGCCAATTGAGGTTATACGTGCTATTTATTATTATTTGCACTTCAATGAAAAAGGTATCCTTGATAAAGAGTATTTAATAAAAAGTCGCGATATTGTATTTGCTGCAGGTGAGATTTCCAGCATATTCATAGAAAAAGAACAAGGAAATGTAATCAATGCACAGCAGGAGTTTGCAAAAAGGCAACGTGATCATGCTGTATGGTGGAAACCTAATATGCAACTTGAACGCAATATCTTAGATGCTTCTATTGATGAGTTTAAGTGTAAAAGATTATAATTATATAGGGCAAAAAGTATAATGACTGGAGGACAAAATAGAACGCAAATCAAAACCGGACAAACCGTATCCATTGTATTAAAAAAAGACCAAAGAACAGGCGTCCTGACCCAAGGCGTCGTAAAAAATATTTTAACAAAATCGTCTTTCCATCCCCATGGTATAAAAGTCCGATTGAAAAATGGCCTTGTTGGCAGGGTTAAGATCATTTACGGTTAAAAATTCAGATTCACCATGTATTTTAAAATCACATATTCAGCCATTTATAACTGGAAAGGTTCAGGGACCGAACGGGAACAGAACGATCCAAACCTTATGGATTCATTTTGTCATTTGATCATTGCTCAAGAAGCAACTACCGAGGCCACCTGGATAACCCTAATCGATCAAGGCGAAGATACAGGTGTGCCGACAACCAACTGTATCCATTATATTATCCCAAGAATTTGTGAAAGATTTAAATTGAAGATAGCCAACCTACGTGTTTTTGAAGTCTGGCCTTACCATCAAGGAGACCTCAGGCTGAAATATACAGAAGTTGTGATATCCGATATAAGTTTTGACGATGACAATGAGCGTGTGCTTCGAAATTCCTGGAGACCAACCGATGATCAGGATGCCAAGATCCTGGATCAACTCATTAAGACAGTTGGTGATAAAGTCATCTGTGAGGAAGTTTAATGGCATACAATATGAAAATTAAGGACACTTCTTTTGACGATACCCATGAGTTGCCCTTACCGAAGATGTCGGAAATACCATTCAAGCCGGATCTTCAAACGATAGATAGGATTAAAACCACTATGTTCGGTTCATATGAATTTTAGGGAAATACTGTTTGTAAGCGGAGTTGGACAATGAAACAGATTATCAAAAATATTTATCATGTAGGCGATAACGAATGCTCAGTCTATATGGTGGATACACAATCGGACCAGGGATTGGTTCTGATTGATGCAGGCATGAATTTGGATATGATCAAGCACATCTCATCTTTGGGACTGAGGTTTGAAGATATTCAGCACTGTATTTTGACCCATTGCCATATTGACCATATCGGTGGCTGTGCAGAATTAAACCGGGCGTTACCAAACATAAAATTCTATGCTCATGAATTAGATGCGGCTCCAATTGAAGAGCCTGGTCATGATGGCAAGACTGCGGCATCCTGGTATGGTGTGAAATATGAGCCGGTTAAATTGTACAGGAGATTAGAATCAGATACGACTCTCACCCTTGGAAATTGTGTGTTTCAATGTATCCATACGCCTGGACATACGCCTGGATCAATATCGGTTCTTGTTGAGTCAGAAGGGAAGAAGGTCTTGTTCGGACAAGATCTGCACGGTCCTTTTAATGACGGTTTTTTATCCAATCTACAGGATTATCAATTGTCTATGCAGAAATTGTTGGATCTGAGTGCAGACATTCTATGTGAAGGTCATTTTGGGATTTTTCAA encodes the following:
- a CDS encoding RNA-binding domain-containing protein; the protein is MSPHTIDAWESEIVEFKEAGNDDKTDKIGSYFSALANEANLRGLERAWLIFGVNNKTRSVVGSNYRLDSERLQSTKMQIADSTEPSITFRNIYELQLSQGRVVLFEVPSAPLGMPIAWKGHYYARAGESLTHLGLDKLDNIRQQTMIEDWSAQIILDGTFDHLDTDALQKARESFAQKYANRFSSEEVMGWPMKTFLDRAKLTQDGRITRTTILLLGKPESAYLLSPHPGQITWKLEGPERAYEHFGLPFFLNTTSVYRRIRNIQVRILPDDQLFAVEVSKYDQRIVLEALHNCIAHQDYSRNGRIIVTEQPDCLYFENEGRFFEGLPEDYIIGNKTPRRYRNPFLAQAMTELNMIDTMGYGIHSIHVAQARRFFPMPDFDLSESNAVKLRIHGKIVDPAYSRMLIQKTNLPLDQILALDRVQKRLPLSDDMIKRLRRLGLIEGRKPHLHVSATVAKVTASKADYIKTRAQDDDYYCKLITDYLKKFNKASRGEIDKLLLDKLSSVLDNEQKKKKIANLLTKLRRSGKIQNKGSKKAPQWKIAE
- a CDS encoding YwbE family protein, with the translated sequence MTGGQNRTQIKTGQTVSIVLKKDQRTGVLTQGVVKNILTKSSFHPHGIKVRLKNGLVGRVKIIYG
- a CDS encoding MBL fold metallo-hydrolase yields the protein MKQIIKNIYHVGDNECSVYMVDTQSDQGLVLIDAGMNLDMIKHISSLGLRFEDIQHCILTHCHIDHIGGCAELNRALPNIKFYAHELDAAPIEEPGHDGKTAASWYGVKYEPVKLYRRLESDTTLTLGNCVFQCIHTPGHTPGSISVLVESEGKKVLFGQDLHGPFNDGFLSNLQDYQLSMQKLLDLSADILCEGHFGIFQPADEVKKYIETHKFQNQP